Proteins encoded in a region of the Nonomuraea helvata genome:
- a CDS encoding NAD-dependent malic enzyme — protein MATVPSVSYSITVRLEVPAGGKAVSQLTHAVESAGGVVTALDVSNAGHEKLRIDVTCAARDTDHAQTIVDQLEAVEGVVIHKVSDRTFLMHLGGKIEMKSKVPLRNRDELSMAYTPGVARVSMAIARNKEDARRLTIKRNTVAVVTDGSAVLGLGNIGPEAALPVMEGKAALFKRFAGIDAWPICLDTQDVDEIVRTVQVIAPGFGGINLEDIGAPRCFEVERRLRELLDIPVFHDDQHGTAICVLAALTNALRVVNKGIENVKITMAGAGAAGNAVLRLLLAAGARNVVVCDYLGAVHRGRDDLDESLQWIADHTNAEGYSGDLRGAVKDADVFVGVSAPGILTGDDIATMAKDAVVFALANPEPEVSPDDAREHAAVVATGRSDYPNQINNVLAFPGVFRGLLDAQADGVTQEMLLAAAGALAAVVTPEELGPNYIIPSVFHPDVAAAVAAAVRESAGGRARGFTEA, from the coding sequence GTGGCGACCGTCCCGAGTGTGTCGTACTCCATCACCGTGCGTCTCGAGGTTCCGGCCGGCGGCAAGGCCGTCAGCCAGCTCACCCACGCCGTAGAGTCGGCAGGAGGTGTCGTCACCGCCCTCGACGTCAGCAACGCGGGCCATGAGAAGCTCCGCATCGACGTGACCTGCGCGGCCAGGGACACCGACCACGCCCAGACCATCGTCGACCAGCTCGAGGCCGTCGAGGGCGTCGTCATCCACAAGGTGTCCGACCGCACGTTCCTCATGCACCTCGGCGGCAAGATCGAGATGAAGTCGAAGGTGCCGCTGCGCAACCGCGACGAGCTGTCCATGGCGTACACGCCGGGCGTGGCGCGCGTGTCGATGGCCATCGCGCGCAACAAGGAGGACGCCAGGCGGCTGACCATCAAGCGCAACACGGTCGCCGTCGTCACCGACGGCTCGGCCGTGCTGGGGCTGGGCAACATCGGCCCCGAGGCCGCGCTGCCGGTGATGGAGGGCAAGGCGGCGCTGTTCAAGCGGTTCGCGGGCATCGACGCCTGGCCGATCTGCCTCGACACGCAGGACGTCGACGAGATCGTCCGCACGGTGCAGGTGATCGCGCCCGGGTTCGGCGGGATCAACCTCGAGGACATCGGCGCGCCGCGCTGCTTCGAGGTGGAGCGGCGGCTGCGCGAGCTGCTCGACATCCCCGTCTTCCACGACGACCAGCACGGCACGGCGATCTGCGTGCTCGCCGCCCTCACCAACGCGCTGCGGGTCGTCAACAAGGGCATCGAGAATGTCAAGATCACCATGGCGGGCGCGGGCGCGGCCGGCAACGCGGTGCTGCGGCTGCTGCTGGCGGCCGGCGCGCGCAACGTGGTCGTGTGCGACTACCTGGGTGCCGTGCACCGCGGGCGCGACGACCTCGACGAGTCGCTGCAGTGGATCGCCGACCACACCAACGCCGAAGGCTACTCGGGCGACCTGCGGGGGGCGGTCAAGGACGCCGACGTCTTCGTGGGCGTCTCCGCGCCGGGCATCCTGACCGGTGACGACATCGCCACGATGGCCAAGGACGCGGTGGTGTTCGCGCTGGCCAACCCGGAGCCTGAGGTGTCGCCCGACGACGCCCGCGAGCACGCGGCCGTGGTGGCCACGGGGCGCTCCGACTACCCCAACCAGATCAACAACGTGCTGGCCTTCCCCGGCGTCTTCCGCGGGCTGCTGGACGCGCAGGCGGACGGGGTGACGCAGGAGATGCTGCTGGCCGCCGCCGGCGCCCTCGCCGCCGTCGTGACGCCGGAGGAGCTGGGTCCCAACTACATCATCCCCAGCGTGTTCCACCCCGACGTGGCGGCCGCCGTCGCCGCCGCCGTGCGCGAATCCGCCGGCGGACGTGCGCGGGGCTTCACCGAGGCGTAA
- a CDS encoding cytidylate kinase-like family protein, translated as MRVVTISATYGTAGSQIGPAVAERLGVPFVDRAIPSAVAQELGCTLEEALAHDDRAEHGLGRLLSGAMRLPTVTFGGVDMYVPGAMPLAPEEFVRRTERMLKDMAGDQGGVFLGRAGAVVLADHPGALHVRLDAPVRRRIRQTATLGGMSERDARKIIEDNDRARVSYVRHFYRVDPTDPCQYHLVIDSTTIPVPACVDLIVTAAEALD; from the coding sequence ATGCGGGTCGTCACCATATCCGCGACATACGGCACGGCCGGCAGCCAGATCGGCCCGGCCGTCGCGGAGCGTCTCGGCGTGCCGTTCGTCGACCGCGCCATCCCCAGCGCCGTGGCCCAGGAGCTGGGCTGCACGCTGGAGGAGGCGCTGGCCCACGACGACCGGGCCGAACACGGCCTCGGCAGGCTGCTCTCGGGTGCGATGCGGCTGCCCACGGTCACCTTCGGCGGTGTGGACATGTACGTGCCGGGCGCGATGCCGCTCGCGCCCGAGGAGTTCGTCCGCCGTACCGAACGCATGCTCAAGGACATGGCCGGCGACCAGGGCGGGGTGTTCCTCGGCCGGGCCGGGGCCGTGGTGCTGGCCGACCATCCGGGCGCGCTGCACGTCCGGCTCGACGCGCCGGTCAGGCGCAGGATCCGGCAGACGGCCACGCTCGGCGGGATGAGCGAGCGCGACGCCCGCAAGATCATCGAGGACAACGACCGCGCCAGGGTGTCCTACGTACGCCACTTCTACCGGGTGGATCCGACTGACCCCTGTCAATATCACCTGGTGATCGACAGCACCACGATCCCCGTTCCGGCATGCGTCGATCTGATCGTCACGGCGGCCGAGGCACTGGACTGA
- a CDS encoding tetratricopeptide repeat protein, producing MADFSRPGSLYGAIDLGARKQALEAQARREAAGPQAASSASVVDVTEETFTTEVIDRSMTVPVVLDLWSPRAPGSSQLSPVLEKVVGELGGRAVLAKVNVDTSPQIAQALRVQAVPTVLAIFQGQAVTGFQQVLPEQEVRRWLDELMGAVEQFYQANPGARPETAPGGQEEPVGPPVDPDILAAEQAIEKGDLDAAAAAYERLLARAPGDEDAKMGLAGVNLIRRTEGVDHADVQRRLQAPDDIDAHLLAADLEMLSGSVDEAFARIIAVVKRTSGDERDKARRHLLGLFDALPADDPSLAKARRALASALF from the coding sequence ATGGCGGACTTCTCTAGGCCCGGGTCGCTCTACGGAGCGATTGACCTGGGCGCGCGCAAGCAGGCCCTTGAGGCGCAGGCCCGGCGGGAGGCGGCGGGTCCCCAGGCGGCCTCGTCGGCCTCGGTCGTCGACGTGACCGAGGAGACGTTCACGACCGAGGTCATCGACCGGTCGATGACCGTGCCCGTGGTCCTCGACCTGTGGTCGCCGAGGGCGCCGGGCAGTTCCCAGCTCAGCCCGGTGCTGGAGAAGGTGGTCGGCGAGCTCGGCGGCCGGGCCGTGCTGGCCAAGGTCAACGTCGACACCAGCCCGCAGATCGCCCAGGCGCTGCGCGTGCAGGCCGTGCCGACAGTGCTGGCGATCTTCCAGGGGCAGGCCGTCACCGGCTTCCAGCAGGTGCTGCCCGAGCAGGAGGTGCGCCGCTGGCTCGACGAGCTGATGGGCGCGGTCGAGCAGTTCTACCAGGCCAACCCCGGCGCCCGGCCCGAGACGGCGCCCGGCGGGCAGGAGGAGCCGGTGGGGCCGCCGGTCGACCCCGACATCCTGGCCGCCGAGCAGGCCATCGAGAAGGGCGACCTCGACGCCGCGGCGGCGGCCTACGAGCGCCTGCTGGCCCGCGCGCCCGGCGACGAGGACGCCAAGATGGGCCTGGCCGGCGTCAACCTGATCAGGCGCACCGAGGGCGTCGACCACGCGGACGTCCAGCGGCGTCTGCAGGCCCCGGACGACATCGACGCGCACCTGCTCGCCGCCGACCTGGAGATGCTGTCCGGCTCGGTCGACGAGGCGTTCGCCCGCATCATCGCCGTGGTCAAGCGCACCTCGGGCGACGAGCGCGACAAGGCCAGGCGTCACCTGCTCGGCTTGTTCGACGCGTTGCCGGCCGACGACCCATCTTTGGCGAAAGCCCGTAGAGCTTTGGCGAGCGCCCTGTTCTAA
- a CDS encoding MarR family transcriptional regulator: MSQPKPLNLPFDPIDRAAESWRAHFGPSAAMAAVTSIMRAHQILLSQLDALLKPYGLTFARYEALVLLTFSKTGALPLSKIGERLMVHPTSVTNTVDRLEKSGFVIRLPNPRDGRGVLAEITKTGRDVVERATRDLMDAEFGLTMYAEDELHQMFAHLRTLRVAAGDFQEGGE; the protein is encoded by the coding sequence GTGTCGCAGCCCAAGCCGCTCAACCTGCCGTTCGACCCCATCGACCGCGCCGCGGAGAGCTGGCGTGCCCACTTCGGGCCCTCCGCCGCCATGGCCGCGGTGACCTCGATCATGCGAGCACACCAGATCCTGCTGTCGCAGCTCGACGCCCTGCTCAAGCCGTACGGCCTGACGTTCGCCCGGTACGAGGCCCTCGTCCTGCTGACCTTCAGCAAGACGGGCGCGCTCCCGCTGTCCAAGATCGGCGAACGGCTGATGGTCCATCCCACGAGCGTCACGAACACGGTGGACAGGCTGGAGAAGTCCGGTTTCGTCATCCGGCTGCCCAACCCGCGCGACGGGCGCGGCGTGCTCGCCGAGATCACCAAGACCGGCAGGGACGTCGTGGAGCGGGCCACCCGCGACCTGATGGACGCCGAGTTCGGCCTGACGATGTACGCCGAGGACGAACTCCACCAGATGTTCGCCCACCTGCGCACCCTCAGGGTGGCGGCGGGAGACTTCCAAGAGGGCGGCGAGTGA
- a CDS encoding DUF4230 domain-containing protein, translated as MTTSRTLPPGVTPERRRRWRYVAGLLVLAVLLVVGGRLAWTWLNPLGERSIDRSQPVLLQSIKDLSRFEAATGNFQVVVDLEKDANFLPDSIKGTRTLFVGAGGVDAYVDFSGLATNAVTVSEDRTQATVRLPRAQLEKPNLDNSRSYVYAQQRGLFDRVHDFLSGSPSDQRELYLLAEKKITEAAVASDLRARADANTKAMMTGLLKSLGFTKVTVKYTDEP; from the coding sequence ATGACGACTTCCCGTACGTTGCCGCCCGGGGTCACCCCCGAGCGGCGCCGCAGGTGGCGATATGTAGCGGGGCTCCTCGTCCTGGCGGTCCTGCTCGTCGTGGGCGGCCGCCTGGCCTGGACCTGGCTGAACCCGCTCGGAGAGCGGAGCATCGACCGCAGCCAGCCGGTCCTCCTGCAGTCGATCAAGGACCTGAGCCGTTTCGAGGCCGCGACCGGGAACTTCCAGGTCGTCGTGGACCTGGAGAAGGACGCCAACTTCCTGCCCGACTCGATCAAGGGCACCCGCACGCTGTTCGTGGGTGCCGGCGGGGTGGACGCGTACGTGGACTTCTCCGGCCTGGCCACGAACGCGGTGACGGTCTCCGAGGACCGCACCCAGGCGACCGTGCGCCTGCCCCGGGCGCAACTGGAGAAGCCGAACCTGGACAACAGCCGGTCGTACGTGTACGCGCAGCAGCGCGGCCTGTTCGACCGGGTGCATGACTTCCTGTCCGGGTCGCCGAGCGATCAGCGTGAGCTGTACCTGCTGGCGGAGAAGAAGATCACCGAAGCGGCGGTCGCGAGCGACCTGCGCGCCCGCGCGGACGCCAACACCAAGGCGATGATGACGGGCCTGCTGAAATCGCTCGGTTTCACCAAGGTCACGGTGAAGTACACGGACGAGCCCTAG
- a CDS encoding NAD(P)-dependent alcohol dehydrogenase, with the protein MKAIVRDTYGPADVLKYVDTARPEPGRGDVLVRVHAAGLDMGVWHLMEGVPYVMRPAIGLRAPKTRGLGTDVAGTVESVGADVTRFRPGDRVFGTCGGGAFAEYACAREDRLMPIPENLAFEPAAAIPTSAITALQALRDKGRVRAGQQVLVIGAGGGVGTYAVQLAKAFGAEVTGVCSAAKADLVRSIGAAEVVDYTREDFADGRRRYDLIVDTAGNRPLSRLRRALTPRGTLVIVGGEGGGRWLSGLDRQLRTALLAPFARRRLRVVFAFPRESDLRQLAELAGAGRFTPVIDRTFPLSEAPEAVRLLLRGQVRGKAVITVPAG; encoded by the coding sequence ATGAAAGCGATCGTTCGCGACACGTATGGGCCCGCTGACGTCCTGAAATATGTGGACACTGCGCGCCCGGAGCCCGGCCGGGGCGACGTCCTGGTGCGCGTGCACGCGGCCGGCCTCGACATGGGCGTCTGGCATCTCATGGAAGGCGTGCCGTACGTGATGCGCCCCGCCATCGGACTCCGCGCCCCCAAGACCAGGGGGCTCGGCACGGACGTCGCGGGCACGGTCGAGTCGGTGGGAGCGGACGTGACCCGGTTCCGGCCGGGCGACCGCGTCTTCGGCACGTGTGGCGGCGGCGCTTTCGCCGAGTACGCGTGCGCCCGCGAGGACAGGCTCATGCCGATCCCGGAGAACCTCGCCTTCGAGCCGGCGGCGGCCATCCCGACCTCGGCCATCACCGCCCTCCAGGCACTGCGCGACAAAGGACGGGTACGGGCGGGACAGCAGGTCCTGGTCATCGGGGCCGGCGGGGGAGTGGGGACGTACGCGGTGCAGCTGGCCAAGGCGTTCGGCGCGGAGGTCACCGGGGTGTGCAGCGCGGCGAAGGCGGACCTCGTACGGTCGATCGGCGCCGCGGAGGTCGTCGACTACACGCGCGAGGACTTCGCCGACGGGCGACGCCGTTACGACCTCATCGTCGACACGGCGGGCAACCGCCCGCTGTCCCGTCTCCGTCGCGCCCTGACCCCTCGGGGAACGCTGGTCATCGTCGGCGGCGAAGGCGGCGGGCGATGGCTGTCGGGCCTGGACCGTCAGCTTCGTACCGCTCTGCTGGCGCCCTTCGCCCGCCGGCGGCTCCGCGTGGTCTTCGCGTTCCCCCGGGAGTCGGACTTACGGCAGTTGGCGGAGCTCGCCGGTGCCGGCCGGTTCACGCCCGTCATCGACAGGACCTTCCCGCTGAGCGAGGCCCCTGAGGCCGTCCGTCTCCTGCTGCGCGGCCAGGTGCGAGGTAAAGCCGTCATCACCGTACCGGCCGGTTAG
- a CDS encoding helix-turn-helix transcriptional regulator, giving the protein MVKPTKVTNSIRALRFAHGEMTQAELAERVGVTRQTIIAIEQGRYSPSLEMAFQIARVFGAPLDDVFQYPDGEAS; this is encoded by the coding sequence ATGGTGAAGCCCACCAAGGTCACCAACTCGATCCGGGCCCTGCGGTTCGCGCACGGTGAGATGACGCAGGCGGAGCTGGCGGAGAGGGTGGGGGTGACGCGCCAGACCATCATCGCCATCGAGCAGGGCCGCTATTCGCCGTCACTCGAGATGGCGTTCCAGATCGCGCGGGTGTTCGGGGCCCCGCTCGATGACGTGTTCCAATATCCGGACGGAGAAGCGTCATGA
- a CDS encoding acetyl-CoA C-acetyltransferase, protein MSSSVIVAGARTPIGKLLGSLSGLPAVELGGIAIKAALERAGVAPEAVEYVIMGQVLQAGAGQIPSRQAAVKAGIPMTVPSITVNKVCLSGLDAIALADQLIRAGEFDIVVAGGMESMTNAPHLLPGLRKGVKYGGSDVVDSMAHDGLFCAFDQCAMGESTERHNARLGIGREEQDALSARSHQLAAAAIKNGVFEDEIVPVEIPQRRGEPLIVREDEGVRGDTTPETLARLRPAFAADGTITAGSASQISDGACAVVVMSKSKAEELGLEWLAEIGRHGNVAGPDASLQSQPANAIKQAMAKQGVTAGDLDLVEINEAFASVVLQSVKELDVPLDKVNVNGGGIALGHPIGASGARIVLTLAYELQRRGGGLGAAGLCGGGGQGDALLITVPKR, encoded by the coding sequence ATGTCCAGTTCCGTCATCGTGGCCGGAGCTCGCACTCCCATCGGCAAACTGCTGGGATCCCTGTCCGGGCTGCCGGCCGTGGAGCTCGGGGGCATCGCCATCAAGGCGGCCCTGGAGCGCGCCGGAGTGGCGCCGGAAGCGGTCGAGTACGTCATCATGGGCCAGGTCCTCCAGGCCGGCGCCGGCCAGATCCCCTCCCGCCAGGCCGCCGTCAAGGCGGGCATCCCGATGACCGTCCCCTCCATCACCGTCAACAAGGTGTGCCTGTCGGGCCTCGACGCCATCGCCCTGGCCGACCAGCTCATCCGCGCGGGCGAGTTCGACATCGTGGTGGCCGGCGGCATGGAGTCCATGACCAACGCCCCCCACCTCCTGCCGGGCCTGCGCAAGGGCGTCAAGTACGGCGGCTCGGACGTCGTGGACTCGATGGCTCACGACGGTCTGTTCTGCGCGTTCGACCAGTGCGCGATGGGGGAGTCCACGGAACGCCACAACGCCCGGCTCGGCATCGGCCGCGAGGAGCAGGACGCCCTGTCGGCCCGCTCGCACCAGCTGGCCGCCGCCGCCATCAAGAACGGCGTCTTCGAGGACGAGATCGTCCCCGTGGAGATCCCGCAGCGCCGCGGCGAGCCGCTGATCGTCCGCGAGGACGAGGGCGTACGCGGCGACACGACCCCGGAGACCCTCGCCAGGCTCCGCCCGGCCTTCGCGGCGGACGGCACCATCACGGCGGGCTCGGCCTCGCAGATCTCGGACGGGGCGTGCGCCGTGGTGGTCATGTCGAAGTCCAAGGCGGAAGAGCTGGGCCTGGAGTGGCTGGCCGAGATCGGCAGGCACGGCAACGTCGCGGGCCCCGACGCCTCCCTGCAGTCCCAGCCGGCCAACGCCATCAAGCAGGCGATGGCCAAGCAGGGCGTGACGGCCGGCGACCTGGACCTGGTGGAGATCAACGAGGCCTTCGCCAGCGTGGTCCTGCAGTCCGTCAAGGAGCTGGACGTCCCCCTCGACAAGGTGAACGTCAACGGGGGCGGCATAGCCCTGGGCCACCCGATCGGGGCGTCGGGCGCGCGGATCGTGCTGACTCTGGCGTACGAGCTGCAGCGGAGGGGCGGCGGGCTCGGCGCCGCGGGCCTGTGCGGCGGCGGCGGCCAGGGCGACGCCCTGCTCATCACCGTCCCCAAGCGGTAG
- the mce gene encoding methylmalonyl-CoA epimerase gives MFMRIDHIGIACRNLEEKIAFFSETFELTVVAREVNEEQGVKEAMLHIADGEGGGSYIQLLEPLSDDSPVGKFLAKRGEGVHHVAFGVPDVEDAMAKINEKGVRLLDERPRHGSMGSQIAFLHPKDVGGMLTELVQAAEH, from the coding sequence ATGTTCATGCGGATCGACCACATCGGGATCGCGTGCAGGAACCTCGAGGAGAAGATCGCGTTCTTCTCGGAGACGTTCGAGCTGACCGTCGTGGCCCGGGAGGTGAACGAGGAGCAGGGCGTCAAGGAGGCCATGCTGCACATCGCCGACGGCGAAGGCGGGGGCTCCTACATTCAGCTTCTGGAGCCTCTCTCAGACGACTCCCCCGTGGGAAAATTCCTGGCCAAGCGGGGGGAGGGCGTCCACCACGTGGCATTCGGCGTGCCCGACGTCGAGGACGCCATGGCTAAGATCAACGAGAAGGGTGTGAGGCTGCTGGACGAGCGTCCCAGGCACGGGTCGATGGGCTCGCAGATCGCGTTCCTGCACCCCAAGGACGTGGGAGGAATGCTGACGGAGTTGGTCCAGGCGGCCGAGCACTAG
- a CDS encoding DivIVA domain-containing protein yields MQSDIDAQLNNFFEDAPAREFDVVLRGYDRHQVHDHLKQLDGELRQAREQVTSLQRDLSDSQRQLQEQERPTYSGLGARIEQLLRLAEEQATELVQAARSEANEIKAAAKVEAADLRAAAEAEAADKRAQATRESDEMRTAAERDADEIRSTARREADELTNTTEREVAKLRATADHEVAEKRADAEREIAKLRTTTEREVAQLRASTKRERDEVLTTAKRQADEMRAQAQRVLEESEAKRAQDEAEFEIQLASRREEAERQEAERHATAQAATQKLVAEAEQRAATAESRATKATQQAEQTRREADLHAKQLVANARKSAETIVTEAKSSAETIVTEAKTEAERTRTAMQRQVDELTRQRDSITSHLAQLRQLLGGAALPGMEPEPAVTAAPPKPALAAPSVVEAPVASPAPKVETKSEDDAEWWQE; encoded by the coding sequence ATGCAGTCCGACATCGACGCCCAGCTCAACAACTTCTTCGAGGACGCCCCAGCACGCGAGTTCGACGTGGTGCTCCGTGGTTACGACCGGCATCAGGTCCACGACCATCTGAAGCAGCTTGACGGCGAGCTACGGCAGGCCCGCGAGCAGGTCACGAGCCTGCAGCGCGATCTGTCCGACTCCCAGCGCCAGCTGCAGGAGCAGGAGCGCCCGACCTACTCCGGCCTCGGCGCCCGCATCGAGCAGCTGCTCCGCCTGGCCGAGGAGCAGGCCACCGAGCTCGTGCAGGCCGCCAGGTCCGAGGCCAACGAGATCAAGGCCGCCGCCAAGGTCGAGGCCGCCGACCTGCGCGCCGCCGCCGAGGCGGAGGCCGCGGACAAGCGTGCCCAGGCCACCCGCGAGAGCGACGAGATGCGCACCGCGGCCGAGCGGGACGCCGATGAGATCCGCTCCACCGCGCGCCGCGAGGCCGACGAGCTGACCAACACCACCGAGCGCGAGGTCGCCAAGCTGCGGGCCACGGCCGACCACGAGGTGGCGGAGAAGCGGGCCGACGCCGAGCGCGAGATCGCCAAGCTCCGCACCACCACCGAGCGCGAGGTCGCCCAGCTGCGGGCCTCGACCAAGCGCGAGCGCGACGAGGTGCTCACCACCGCCAAGCGGCAGGCCGACGAGATGCGCGCGCAGGCCCAGCGGGTGCTGGAGGAGTCCGAGGCCAAGCGGGCGCAGGACGAGGCCGAGTTCGAGATCCAGCTCGCCTCCCGCCGCGAGGAGGCCGAGCGCCAGGAGGCCGAGCGCCACGCCACGGCGCAGGCCGCCACGCAGAAGCTGGTCGCCGAGGCCGAGCAGCGGGCCGCCACCGCCGAGTCGCGGGCCACCAAGGCCACCCAGCAGGCCGAGCAGACCCGCCGCGAGGCCGACCTGCACGCCAAGCAGCTCGTCGCGAACGCCCGCAAGAGCGCGGAGACCATCGTCACCGAGGCCAAGTCGAGCGCCGAGACGATCGTCACCGAGGCCAAGACCGAGGCCGAGCGCACCCGCACGGCGATGCAGCGCCAGGTCGACGAGCTCACCCGCCAGCGCGACAGCATCACCAGCCACCTGGCCCAGCTGCGCCAGCTGCTCGGTGGCGCCGCCCTGCCGGGCATGGAGCCGGAGCCCGCGGTCACGGCCGCCCCGCCGAAGCCCGCGCTCGCCGCGCCCTCCGTCGTCGAGGCCCCGGTCGCGTCGCCCGCCCCCAAGGTGGAGACCAAGTCCGAGGACGACGCCGAATGGTGGCAGGAGTAG
- a CDS encoding AI-2E family transporter, whose translation MSADTEPTAAATRPKTAENRAQESDDAAQPYGLPGKPLARGPFLFGLVGGLGVLTAIAIAQMVVQSLSTIILVVVAMFLAVGLNPAVEALQRRGLARRGAISIVFAGVIVAFALFGLAVVPPVSQQLSEFVAAVPGYVAELGKNPTLHQLDADYQILAQLKTFVTTTLGPSLATGIMGAGLVVLNGVYTTVTLLVLMLYFLGSLNTIKGYLLKLVPASRRERTRAISEQILTGIGGYVAGNVLISVIAGVLAWVFLSVAGVQYALALALVVALTDLIPLVGATLGAVLVTGVAFLQSVPAGIACAIFFLVYQQVENYFIYPRVMKRSVDVTPAVTVIAALFGGALLGIVGALLAIPVAAAISLIIREIVVPRQERA comes from the coding sequence TTGTCCGCGGATACCGAGCCCACTGCCGCCGCGACGCGTCCGAAGACCGCGGAGAACCGGGCTCAGGAGAGCGACGACGCCGCGCAACCGTACGGACTGCCCGGGAAGCCGCTCGCCCGGGGCCCCTTCCTGTTCGGGCTGGTCGGCGGGCTCGGGGTGCTGACGGCGATCGCGATCGCCCAGATGGTCGTCCAGTCCCTGAGCACGATCATCCTGGTCGTGGTGGCGATGTTCCTCGCCGTCGGCCTGAACCCCGCCGTCGAGGCCCTCCAGAGGCGCGGCCTGGCCAGGCGGGGCGCGATCTCGATCGTGTTCGCCGGGGTCATCGTGGCGTTCGCGCTGTTCGGCCTGGCCGTGGTGCCGCCGGTGAGCCAGCAGCTGTCGGAGTTCGTGGCGGCGGTGCCCGGCTACGTCGCCGAGCTCGGCAAGAATCCCACGTTGCACCAGCTCGACGCGGACTACCAGATCCTGGCGCAGCTCAAGACGTTCGTGACGACCACGCTGGGGCCCTCGCTCGCCACCGGGATCATGGGCGCGGGGCTCGTGGTGCTGAACGGCGTGTACACCACGGTGACGCTGCTGGTGCTCATGCTCTACTTCCTCGGCTCACTGAACACGATCAAGGGCTACCTGCTCAAGCTCGTACCGGCCTCCCGCAGGGAGCGGACGCGGGCGATCAGCGAGCAGATCCTCACCGGCATCGGCGGGTACGTCGCCGGCAACGTGCTGATCTCGGTCATCGCGGGCGTCCTGGCCTGGGTCTTCCTGTCCGTCGCAGGCGTCCAGTACGCACTCGCGCTCGCCCTGGTCGTGGCGTTGACGGACCTGATCCCGCTGGTGGGCGCCACGCTCGGCGCGGTGCTCGTCACCGGCGTCGCGTTCCTGCAGTCGGTGCCCGCCGGCATCGCCTGTGCGATCTTCTTCCTGGTCTACCAGCAGGTCGAGAACTACTTCATCTACCCGAGGGTGATGAAGCGCTCGGTGGACGTGACGCCGGCCGTGACCGTGATCGCCGCGCTGTTCGGCGGCGCACTGCTGGGCATCGTCGGCGCGCTGCTGGCCATCCCGGTGGCCGCGGCGATCTCGCTGATCATCCGGGAGATCGTGGTGCCGCGCCAGGAGCGCGCCTGA
- a CDS encoding alpha/beta fold hydrolase: MQLYTRSSGTGLPVVLLHAFPLSSAMWLAQREGLAKACRVITPDLRGFGGSRLGDDEPSVDLMADDVARLLDDEGIDRAVVGGLSMGGYVTMAFCRRHADRVLGVILADTKAGADPPAARDNRERIAQAVLADGSEVLVSEVLPGLIGPTTKERRAMVFGRVKGLVQSAPPGAVAWAQRAMAARPDSFDTLGTLKVPLLAVVGEEDELAPPAEAEAMVRAVPDGRLEIIPKAGHLSAVEQPEAFNAAVAEFIDTDLGGSRS, from the coding sequence GTGCAGCTCTACACGAGATCGTCCGGGACCGGGCTCCCGGTTGTGCTGCTTCACGCGTTCCCGCTGTCGTCGGCCATGTGGCTGGCCCAGCGGGAAGGGCTGGCCAAGGCATGCCGGGTCATCACACCGGACTTGCGCGGCTTCGGCGGTTCACGGCTGGGCGACGACGAACCGTCCGTCGACCTGATGGCCGACGACGTCGCCAGGCTGCTCGACGACGAGGGCATCGACAGGGCGGTGGTCGGCGGGCTGTCCATGGGCGGCTACGTGACCATGGCGTTCTGCCGCCGCCACGCCGACCGGGTGCTCGGCGTGATCCTGGCCGACACCAAGGCCGGCGCCGACCCGCCCGCGGCGAGGGACAACAGGGAACGCATCGCCCAGGCCGTGCTCGCCGACGGCAGCGAGGTGCTGGTCAGCGAGGTGCTTCCCGGGCTCATCGGGCCGACGACCAAGGAGCGGCGGGCCATGGTGTTCGGGCGGGTCAAGGGGCTGGTGCAGTCCGCGCCGCCGGGCGCCGTCGCCTGGGCGCAGCGGGCCATGGCCGCCCGGCCCGACTCCTTCGACACGCTGGGCACGCTGAAGGTGCCGCTGCTCGCTGTCGTGGGGGAGGAGGACGAGCTGGCGCCGCCCGCCGAGGCCGAGGCGATGGTGCGGGCCGTGCCCGACGGGCGGCTGGAGATCATCCCGAAGGCCGGCCATCTGAGCGCCGTCGAGCAGCCCGAGGCGTTCAACGCGGCGGTGGCCGAGTTCATCGACACCGACCTCGGCGGCTCCCGCTCCTGA